CAGCGCCGTCGCGATCGCGTTGATCGTCAGCTGGATGCCCTCGGCGATGCGCGGGTCGGTCTCGCCCGCGCGGTGGCGCTTCATCAACTCGATCTGGAGCAGGTTGAGCGGTTCGATATAGGGCAGCCGCAGCCGGATCGACGCTTCGAGCGCCGGGTTCCGCTCGAGCAGGCGCGTCTGGCCGGTGATCTCCAGCAGCCCGTCGTGCGCGCGGTTCCAGCCGTCCTTGATGCGGCCGAAGATCGCGGCATGGCCTTCGACATGGCTTGCGAGCCCCGCATAGCGCGACGCGATCCCCATGTCCGACTTGGCGAGCACCATCTCCATATTGCCGAGCAGCGCGGCGAAGAAGGGCCAGCTTTCCGCCATGCCGGTCAGCAGCGCCTTGTCCTCGAACGCCGCGAACGCCTCGCCCGTGCCGTACCAGCCGGGCAGCATCGTGCGCGCCTGCGCCCAGCTGAACACCCACGGGATCGCGCGCAGATCCTCGATCGCGTTCGACTTGGTGCGGCTCGACGGCCGCGACCCGATCTTCAGCGTCGCGATCTCGGCGATCGGCGTCATCGCGCGGAAGAAATCCTTGAACGCCGGCGTGTCGTAGACGAGCCCGCGATACGCCGCGAAGGCGGTGTCGGACAAAGCGTCCATCGCCTCGGCAAAGCGCGCGGCATCGGCGTCGCTCTTCGCCTCGGGCTCGAGGCTCGCGAGCAGGCTGGCCGACACCATCGCTTCCAGATTTGTCGCGGCGCCATCGATCGTGCCATATTTCGCCGCGATCACTTCGCCCTGTTCGGTGATCCGGATGCGTCCCTGCACCGTGCCGGCGGGCTGCGCGCGGATCGCGGCAAAGGCGCTGCCGCCGCCGCGCCCGACCGCGCCGCCGCGGCCGTGGAACAGCTGCATCGACGTGTCGAACTCCTCGAACACCGGGGTCAGCGCCTGCGACGCCTGGTGCAGCCCCCAGGTCGAGGTCATGTAACCGCCGTCCTTGTTCGAATCCGAATAGCCGATCATCACTTCCTGATGCCCGCGCTGCCCGACCTGCGGGCCGATTTCGGGCATCGCGAAATAGCGCGCCATGATCGCCGGCGCCTTGTCGAGGTCGGCGATCGTCTCGAACAAGGGCACGACCATCAGGTTCGACTTGCCCGCGTCGCCGCCGCTCCGCCACAGCCCCGCTTCGCGCGCGAGGACATGGACTTCGAGCAGGTCGGACAGGTCCTGCGCCATGCTGATGATCCACTGGCAGATCGCGTCGGGGCCGAGCTGCGCGCGCACATCGGCGGCGGCGTGGACGATCGCAAGCTCACCCGCGGTTTCTTCGCTCCACTCGTGCCACGGCGCCGCGAGCGGCCGGTCGCTCGCCAGTTCGGCGGTGAGCAGCGCGACCCGCGCCTCCTCGTCCAGCGCCAGATAGTCGGCGCACACGCCCGATACCGAAAGCAGCTCGGCGAGCACGCGTTCGTGCACCGCACTGTTCTGCCGCATGTCGAGCGTCGCGAGGTGGAATCCGAACACCTCGACTGCGCGGATCAACCGCCCCAGCGCGCCGATTCCCGCGAGCTGGCCCTTGCCGCTCGCCGACAGGCCGTTCGCGATGGTGACGAGGTCGCGGCGGAAATCGGCGGGGGTGGCATAGGCCTCGCCCTTAAGCGCGGCGGGGCGCGGCGGCGCCTTGCCGGTGATCGCCGCATAGGTCGCCGACAGCCGCGCATAAATGCCCGACAGCGCGCGGCGATAGGGTTCGTCGCTGCGGCTCGGCGCACCGTCGCCGCTCGCCTCGGCCAAGGCTTCGACCGCTTCGGGCACCGGCGCGAGGCTCGACGACACCGACAGCTCGGCGCCGAGCGCGTGGACCTGGTCGATATAATGGCCGATCACCGCCGCGGCGTTGCGCGCGGTCGCCATGCGCATCGTTTCGGCGGTGACAAAGGGGTTGCCGTCGCGGTCGCCGCCGATCCAGCTGCCGACGCGCAGGAAGCTCGCGGGGCGCTGCCCCAGCTCCTTTTCCCACCGCGCGTAAAGCTTGGGCACCACGGGCAGGAAGACGTCGCGCAAATAGGTCAGCGCATTGTCGATCTCGTCGGCGACGAACAATTTTTCGGTTCGCAGCGGGCGCGTCTGCCACAGGAGGACGACCTGCCGGCGGATCGCGTCCTCGATCACATCGCCTTCGGGCGTTTCGTCGAGCCCGGCATCGCGCATCCGCATCAGCTCGGCGACGCGGTTCTTGTGATCGAGCACCGACTTGCGCCGCACCTCGGTCGGGTGCGCGGTCAGTACCGGCGCGACGAGCGAGGCGCCGAGCAGCGCCGCGACCGCATCGCTGTCGATCCCGTCGGCTTTCAGCTTTTCCAGCGCCGCGGCGACCGTCGCCTCGGGCTCGGCCGCCACCCCCTGCCGGTCTTCGGCCAGGTTGGCGAGCATCGAAAACAGCATGAAACCGCGCACGAAGGCGATCGTGTCGTCGAGGCTCAGCGCGTCGAGCCCCGGGTCGATCGCCTCGGCCCCCGCGATTCCGCGATGCCGGTCGACGCTCGATGAGCGGATATATTCGGTCTGGCGGAACAATTTGTCGCCGCCATAGGCGCGAATGACGTCGCCGAGGATCCGCCCCAAATAGCGGATGTCGGGATTTTGCGAGATCTGGATAGGTGGGCCCATGGGCCCAACTTGCTGCACCTGCGAAGGTGCAGGGTCAAGCCGCGCATAGCTATGCGCGGCTTATTTCAGTTCGTCTTCACCAGCATCAACATCCCCAGATCGATCGCACGGCGGCCATCGAACGCAACACTGTTGCGCGTGTCGGTGATGAACATCAGCCGTCCCGACGCATCGCTGATGCGCGCCGACACCGCATAGCTGTGGCGCGGGTCGAGCCGGCGCTGATCGACGGTCAGCGAAAAGGCAAAGGGCACCTGCCGCCCGTCGGCGGTGAACGCCT
This genomic interval from Sphingopyxis chilensis contains the following:
- the ppc gene encoding phosphoenolpyruvate carboxylase; the protein is MGPPIQISQNPDIRYLGRILGDVIRAYGGDKLFRQTEYIRSSSVDRHRGIAGAEAIDPGLDALSLDDTIAFVRGFMLFSMLANLAEDRQGVAAEPEATVAAALEKLKADGIDSDAVAALLGASLVAPVLTAHPTEVRRKSVLDHKNRVAELMRMRDAGLDETPEGDVIEDAIRRQVVLLWQTRPLRTEKLFVADEIDNALTYLRDVFLPVVPKLYARWEKELGQRPASFLRVGSWIGGDRDGNPFVTAETMRMATARNAAAVIGHYIDQVHALGAELSVSSSLAPVPEAVEALAEASGDGAPSRSDEPYRRALSGIYARLSATYAAITGKAPPRPAALKGEAYATPADFRRDLVTIANGLSASGKGQLAGIGALGRLIRAVEVFGFHLATLDMRQNSAVHERVLAELLSVSGVCADYLALDEEARVALLTAELASDRPLAAPWHEWSEETAGELAIVHAAADVRAQLGPDAICQWIISMAQDLSDLLEVHVLAREAGLWRSGGDAGKSNLMVVPLFETIADLDKAPAIMARYFAMPEIGPQVGQRGHQEVMIGYSDSNKDGGYMTSTWGLHQASQALTPVFEEFDTSMQLFHGRGGAVGRGGGSAFAAIRAQPAGTVQGRIRITEQGEVIAAKYGTIDGAATNLEAMVSASLLASLEPEAKSDADAARFAEAMDALSDTAFAAYRGLVYDTPAFKDFFRAMTPIAEIATLKIGSRPSSRTKSNAIEDLRAIPWVFSWAQARTMLPGWYGTGEAFAAFEDKALLTGMAESWPFFAALLGNMEMVLAKSDMGIASRYAGLASHVEGHAAIFGRIKDGWNRAHDGLLEITGQTRLLERNPALEASIRLRLPYIEPLNLLQIELMKRHRAGETDPRIAEGIQLTINAIATALRNSG
- a CDS encoding YbaY family lipoprotein, with product MVRAVFFGVSALSLAACATTPAERPVTVTGSITYRERIALPPTAQVEITLADVSLADAPSTTIAQQAFTADGRQVPFAFSLTVDQRRLDPRHSYAVSARISDASGRLMFITDTRNSVAFDGRRAIDLGMLMLVKTN